The following are encoded in a window of Rubellicoccus peritrichatus genomic DNA:
- a CDS encoding NAD(P)/FAD-dependent oxidoreductase: MPKPDILFIGGGINALGAALMLSEAGWKVMVLDRNAKPGGAIRTMELTLPGFRHDIGAMNLNALTGSPFYKDYSEALARKGLEIITADHPNGVMTADGRFLGMSTNLEKNMAAIARFSSKDAEAWKQWRADFSACGPTLARIFGSEAISSNPEELIFSQANAASKEAASALRGILLDSLRDNLCSRFESDAIQSLVASWGLHVDYAPDIAGGCWMPFIETNVDELAGISLAQGGSGQVIRAMVELIEDKGGLVVTDQNVDKILVENGKATGVQLSGGETISSTQGVVASVTPQALVKLAAGNLPEDFVKQAEGFQYGPGTMVLHLALSGAIDWKVEAARRSFYVHLAPSLDYLGAVYEQSMVGLLPAEPFCIVGQPSVYDLDRAPEGKQTIWVMVRGVPAEIRGDASGTIEGHEWNDKVSDAFANRVIDTMERYAPGLREKILAKQIISPTGLQKLNPNLVGGDLNGGSQHLSQFYGNRPIAGFADHTTPIDALYLCGASTWPGGGATPGSGTMLARKLLG; the protein is encoded by the coding sequence ATGCCCAAGCCCGACATCCTATTCATTGGGGGCGGAATCAATGCTCTGGGCGCGGCTCTGATGCTGAGCGAAGCCGGCTGGAAGGTAATGGTTCTGGATCGCAATGCTAAGCCTGGCGGAGCCATTCGGACAATGGAACTAACGCTGCCCGGATTCAGGCACGACATCGGGGCGATGAATTTGAACGCCTTAACCGGTTCGCCTTTTTACAAGGACTATTCTGAAGCCCTGGCCCGGAAAGGCTTGGAAATCATCACCGCCGACCATCCCAACGGCGTAATGACAGCTGATGGACGCTTTCTTGGGATGAGCACCAATCTGGAGAAAAACATGGCCGCCATTGCCCGCTTTTCCAGCAAAGATGCCGAGGCATGGAAACAATGGCGCGCTGATTTCTCGGCATGCGGCCCCACTCTCGCCCGGATATTCGGTTCTGAGGCCATCAGTTCCAATCCGGAGGAACTGATCTTTAGTCAGGCCAATGCCGCATCCAAAGAAGCCGCTTCTGCTTTGCGCGGGATTTTGCTCGATTCCCTGCGAGACAACCTGTGTTCCCGCTTTGAAAGCGACGCCATCCAATCCCTTGTCGCCAGCTGGGGCCTGCATGTGGATTATGCCCCGGACATTGCCGGCGGTTGCTGGATGCCCTTCATCGAAACCAATGTGGACGAACTTGCTGGCATCTCCCTGGCCCAAGGCGGCTCCGGACAGGTCATCCGGGCCATGGTTGAATTGATCGAAGACAAGGGCGGCCTCGTTGTGACTGACCAGAATGTAGACAAAATCCTCGTCGAGAACGGCAAGGCCACTGGTGTCCAGCTGTCTGGTGGTGAAACGATTTCCAGCACGCAAGGCGTCGTCGCCAGTGTTACACCGCAGGCATTGGTCAAACTGGCCGCAGGTAATCTCCCCGAAGACTTTGTCAAACAAGCCGAGGGTTTCCAATACGGTCCCGGGACGATGGTGCTGCATCTTGCCCTCTCGGGAGCCATTGATTGGAAGGTGGAAGCAGCAAGGCGCAGCTTTTATGTCCATCTCGCTCCTTCGTTGGATTATCTGGGGGCAGTTTATGAACAAAGTATGGTCGGATTGCTTCCTGCCGAACCCTTTTGCATCGTCGGACAACCTTCGGTCTACGACCTCGACCGCGCGCCCGAGGGCAAGCAAACGATCTGGGTCATGGTGCGGGGCGTTCCCGCTGAAATCCGGGGGGACGCCAGCGGAACCATCGAAGGCCATGAGTGGAACGACAAAGTATCCGATGCCTTTGCCAACCGGGTGATCGATACGATGGAACGTTACGCCCCGGGACTTCGGGAGAAGATTTTAGCCAAGCAAATCATCAGTCCGACCGGTTTGCAAAAGCTGAATCCAAATCTGGTGGGCGGAGACCTGAACGGCGGGAGTCAGCATCTGTCGCAATTCTATGGTAACCGCCCAATAGCGGGATTTGCCGATCACACCACACCGATTGATGCCCTCTACCTGTGCGGAGCCTCCACCTGGCCAGGCGGAGGAGCAACTCCCGGGTCCGGCACCATGCTGGCAAGGAAGTTACTTGGATAA
- a CDS encoding SAM-dependent methyltransferase encodes MDLECRLVKSYLGNRLSLPGPLLQLLLNSYVFGAEKWHQYRGTEFPAPEASDAIADETERLMQLHYDMPRGLFEGFLGKTMKYSMGLWGQSIHELDKAQETMLADVCKKARIGGPRRILDIGCGFGSFCSYVLKNYPEARITGLTLSKTQADYIREKQQEHVHPLSSDRFQLVQADFANWQTEETFDRIISIGVMEHIANLVRANQKIASMLTPDGFVFHHYITYRPYRKDQQRPRQNGFINQCIFPGGRNRAFSEQVNHPEPFELISKWFMKGTNYRQTVEAWLNNFQKNRKRIAVETGLDRSTLKLWDFYLRCSISIFKLNAGKTYGNGQYLLARE; translated from the coding sequence ATGGACCTCGAATGTCGTCTCGTGAAGTCCTACTTGGGAAATCGGCTCTCATTGCCTGGGCCGCTCTTACAGCTTTTGCTGAATTCCTATGTGTTTGGTGCGGAGAAGTGGCATCAATACCGGGGTACAGAGTTTCCTGCCCCGGAGGCATCTGATGCGATTGCGGATGAAACCGAGCGCTTGATGCAGTTGCATTATGACATGCCGCGCGGGCTTTTTGAGGGTTTTCTGGGGAAAACGATGAAGTATTCAATGGGCTTGTGGGGGCAAAGCATCCACGAGCTCGACAAGGCGCAGGAAACGATGCTGGCCGACGTTTGCAAGAAGGCGCGTATTGGTGGGCCTCGCCGTATTCTCGATATTGGTTGTGGCTTTGGAAGCTTTTGCAGTTATGTCCTGAAAAACTATCCCGAAGCCCGGATTACTGGTCTGACCCTGAGCAAGACTCAGGCGGATTACATTCGTGAAAAACAGCAAGAGCATGTGCATCCTTTGAGCAGCGATCGATTTCAACTGGTTCAAGCCGATTTCGCCAACTGGCAAACAGAGGAAACGTTTGACCGCATTATCAGCATTGGAGTGATGGAACATATTGCGAATCTGGTTCGCGCCAATCAGAAGATCGCCTCAATGCTGACGCCGGATGGTTTCGTTTTTCACCATTACATTACGTATCGCCCGTATCGCAAGGATCAGCAGCGGCCGAGGCAAAACGGTTTCATTAATCAGTGTATTTTTCCTGGTGGGCGTAACCGGGCATTTTCAGAGCAAGTCAATCATCCTGAGCCTTTTGAGTTGATCAGCAAGTGGTTCATGAAAGGAACCAATTATCGTCAGACGGTTGAAGCCTGGTTGAATAATTTTCAGAAGAACCGCAAACGGATTGCTGTGGAGACTGGTTTGGATCGATCGACGCTCAAGCTGTGGGATTTTTACCTGCGTTGCTCTATTTCGATCTTCAAATTGAATGCCGGGAAGACCTATGGAAATGGTCAGTACCTGCTGGCAAGAGAGTAG
- the ychF gene encoding redox-regulated ATPase YchF — MLQAGIVGLPNVGKSTLFNALTRSRKAEAANYPFCTIEPNVGVVEVPDERLQPLREIAKTQVVIPAAIEFVDIAGLVAGASEGEGLGNKFLANIREVDAIVHVVRCFEDDDVIHNMGSVDPIRDIEVINTELVLADLQSAEMQLEKNRRKAKGNDKEAVALVALLERLVPHLNDGKPAVTLELNDEEEKVMKNLCLLSGKKVLYACNVSEEDLSKGSNEYTEKVATWANEHHGAGSCVICARIEEELSELSPEEAAEYLESLDVKGSGVSTLIRGAYALLGLASYFTAGEKEVRAWTFTQGMKAPQCAGVIHTDFEKTFIKAEVVSYEDLVAAGGVPAARDAGKYRLEGKEYLFKDGDVALFKTGA, encoded by the coding sequence ATGTTGCAAGCTGGCATTGTAGGACTGCCCAACGTGGGCAAAAGCACTCTTTTTAACGCGCTGACACGGTCAAGAAAGGCCGAAGCTGCTAACTATCCGTTTTGCACGATTGAGCCAAATGTCGGCGTAGTCGAAGTTCCGGATGAACGCCTGCAGCCTTTGAGGGAAATCGCCAAGACACAGGTCGTCATCCCGGCTGCAATTGAGTTTGTGGATATTGCAGGGCTGGTGGCTGGTGCCAGTGAAGGGGAAGGCCTTGGCAACAAGTTCCTCGCCAATATCCGTGAAGTCGATGCCATCGTCCACGTGGTCCGCTGCTTTGAGGATGACGATGTCATCCACAACATGGGGTCGGTCGACCCCATCCGCGATATCGAGGTCATTAACACCGAGCTTGTCCTGGCTGACTTGCAGTCCGCTGAAATGCAGCTTGAGAAAAACAGGCGCAAAGCCAAAGGCAATGACAAGGAAGCAGTCGCACTTGTGGCCCTTCTTGAGCGCCTTGTCCCTCATCTCAACGACGGTAAGCCGGCTGTGACCCTCGAACTGAATGACGAAGAGGAAAAGGTAATGAAAAACCTTTGTCTGCTTTCGGGCAAAAAAGTGCTCTACGCCTGCAACGTATCCGAAGAAGATCTCTCCAAAGGCAGCAACGAATACACCGAGAAAGTTGCCACCTGGGCCAATGAACACCATGGTGCCGGCTCTTGTGTCATCTGCGCACGAATTGAGGAAGAACTCTCCGAGCTATCCCCCGAAGAAGCAGCCGAGTATCTGGAGTCACTGGATGTCAAAGGCAGTGGTGTCAGCACATTGATCCGTGGAGCCTACGCCCTGCTTGGCCTGGCCAGTTATTTCACTGCAGGTGAAAAGGAAGTCCGCGCCTGGACATTCACCCAAGGCATGAAAGCGCCACAATGCGCTGGGGTGATTCATACCGATTTTGAAAAGACCTTCATCAAGGCCGAAGTCGTCAGCTACGAAGATCTCGTCGCCGCCGGCGGTGTCCCTGCGGCTCGTGATGCCGGCAAGTATCGCCTCGAAGGCAAAGAGTATCTCTTCAAAGACGGTGACGTTGCTTTGTTTAAGACCGGGGCGTAG
- a CDS encoding DUF6714 family protein, whose amino-acid sequence MQEELEDLLERVIKAFKEVEGPPRITLSVARGLDDHQYDELEKLAKEQRHHTHWKYVTDDEMKHYHDCWGFMDAQAFQFYLPAFVAMHLNSLIDSGDNRLLDLDSFPLHRRTVGPEKLTALNQQQKEVITDYLYLIEQSIPDELSQKLFRPTRQAWEKNIKT is encoded by the coding sequence GTGCAAGAAGAGTTAGAAGATTTGCTTGAGCGCGTGATAAAGGCGTTCAAAGAAGTTGAAGGTCCTCCAAGGATAACCTTATCCGTTGCCCGAGGTCTGGATGATCACCAGTATGACGAGCTGGAAAAACTAGCCAAAGAGCAACGTCATCATACTCATTGGAAGTATGTCACTGATGATGAGATGAAACACTACCATGACTGCTGGGGATTCATGGATGCTCAAGCATTTCAGTTCTATCTTCCCGCATTCGTGGCAATGCATTTAAACAGTCTAATAGACTCCGGAGATAATAGACTGCTGGATTTGGATTCGTTCCCACTGCACAGGAGGACTGTTGGCCCGGAAAAGCTGACAGCCTTAAACCAACAACAGAAAGAGGTAATAACAGACTATCTATACCTCATCGAACAATCGATACCAGATGAGTTATCACAGAAGTTGTTTCGACCGACAAGACAAGCTTGGGAAAAGAATATAAAGACTTAA
- the ruvX gene encoding Holliday junction resolvase RuvX, protein MNYLGIDYGEKRIGLAYADEVGIAVPIPAAVDSEKEKRFQYIAEVIQQRRIQSLVVGYPYNMDGSAGFKAREVDAFIDELTSRFDLETHRIDERLTSHQATSDMAALEGGKRRKKKSVKARQAARRTGELDSRAAALILREFLESRNLGLSDME, encoded by the coding sequence ATGAACTACCTCGGCATTGATTATGGCGAAAAACGTATCGGCCTTGCCTATGCAGATGAGGTTGGTATCGCCGTCCCGATACCTGCTGCAGTAGATTCAGAAAAGGAAAAGCGTTTCCAGTACATTGCCGAGGTTATTCAACAGCGGCGTATTCAATCCCTGGTTGTTGGCTACCCATATAATATGGACGGCTCAGCCGGATTCAAAGCCAGGGAGGTCGATGCGTTTATCGATGAATTGACTTCGCGTTTTGACCTTGAGACACACCGTATTGACGAACGGCTTACGAGTCATCAGGCGACGTCCGATATGGCGGCACTGGAAGGCGGAAAGCGTCGAAAGAAAAAGTCCGTTAAGGCAAGACAGGCGGCCAGAAGAACCGGCGAGTTGGACTCGCGTGCTGCTGCTTTAATTCTACGAGAGTTTCTTGAAAGCCGCAACTTGGGACTCTCTGATATGGAGTAA
- a CDS encoding mannose-1-phosphate guanylyltransferase, with translation MANRYVVIMAGGKGERFWPQSRLKRPKQLLPIVGEKPLLTQTVDRLTDLVPPENILIVTNEEQKAAVIDVCPMLPEANIIGEPVGRDTAAAVGLSMVLVKQRDPEGVFAMLPADHVIHDDEGFKKIVAASFEAAEKDSVLVTIGIRPDNPATGYGYIHRGDVWAEIDGRTVYHVKEFKEKPDAATAQSYLDSGEYYWNAGMFIWSVAAISAAFAEFTPGLNGALEKIDDALTAGQPLADVLNEQYPSLEKISIDYAVMENARNVVTMESAFDWDDVGEWPAVARHFDPDGEGNVVKGHGMVHGGGGNIVISPEGHLTAIVGVDDLIVVRTDDATLICPKSKAQDIKHLVKKLADHPDWKQLT, from the coding sequence ATGGCAAACCGATACGTTGTTATTATGGCTGGTGGCAAGGGTGAGAGATTCTGGCCGCAGAGCCGGCTTAAGCGCCCCAAGCAATTACTCCCCATTGTTGGCGAGAAGCCACTGCTGACGCAGACAGTGGACCGTTTGACGGATCTGGTTCCTCCGGAAAATATTTTGATTGTCACCAACGAAGAACAAAAGGCTGCGGTTATTGACGTATGCCCGATGCTTCCTGAGGCCAATATCATTGGTGAGCCGGTAGGGCGGGATACGGCAGCGGCTGTTGGGCTCTCGATGGTCCTGGTCAAGCAGCGTGACCCGGAAGGTGTCTTTGCTATGTTACCGGCTGATCATGTCATCCATGATGATGAAGGTTTTAAGAAGATCGTGGCAGCGAGTTTTGAGGCTGCAGAGAAAGACTCAGTGCTCGTTACGATTGGGATTCGTCCTGATAATCCTGCGACAGGCTATGGTTACATTCACCGGGGGGATGTTTGGGCTGAAATTGACGGACGCACGGTATACCACGTCAAAGAGTTCAAGGAGAAGCCTGACGCCGCAACAGCTCAAAGTTATCTAGATTCTGGCGAATACTACTGGAATGCCGGTATGTTTATTTGGAGTGTTGCAGCAATCAGTGCTGCTTTTGCTGAGTTTACTCCCGGACTGAATGGTGCGCTTGAAAAAATCGATGATGCACTCACGGCCGGACAGCCTCTCGCTGATGTGCTTAATGAGCAATACCCATCACTTGAGAAAATTTCCATCGACTATGCGGTGATGGAGAACGCCAGAAATGTCGTTACCATGGAATCGGCCTTCGACTGGGATGATGTTGGCGAATGGCCAGCAGTTGCCCGGCATTTCGATCCGGATGGTGAGGGTAATGTGGTCAAGGGGCACGGGATGGTCCATGGTGGTGGCGGTAATATTGTCATCAGTCCGGAGGGGCATTTGACGGCGATCGTTGGAGTCGACGATCTCATTGTTGTTCGGACTGATGATGCGACGCTTATTTGCCCGAAATCCAAAGCTCAGGATATTAAGCACTTGGTCAAGAAATTGGCCGATCATCCTGACTGGAAGCAGCTTACTTAA
- a CDS encoding alpha-amylase family glycosyl hydrolase — MLLASVCMGEELKKLLDASWLDHEQGIVFLKQDWVYKNRNPPLYITPGTIPVKEINRAPLEEYGKLSGYFIKQGKVTFFLWPEFFPNLDIEEKEIFVAGSFNDWGNVIGDKDWRMVRSKFEGQLCFKLEVPTSKVCPKKHNRAEFKFVTADNEWQPVPLDSPNRGADENGSHNFILSNKQTGKHVFYFKPEQRHAILGHEKLLWKGQSITESINIAYGHLLADLQSDGALGSFIQDGMTIFRIFAPRATAVHVSFFQSLTNPAPQKHELQRQEDSIWEKVVPSNLDGWFYHYSIDGENEDNFSMFNPDFRVLDPYALASVGRTGPGIIIDHKRLPKTEKAFQPPSWHDLVIMETHVRDLVAKASTRMTSQERRGFAGVAKWLRSDDCYLVDLGINAVELQPVQQNDSQSPNEYHWGYMTTNFFAPDSGYGTKPEEASQIEEFKDMVDAFHERNMAVLLDVVYNHVGEPAHLLFIDKEYYFETNHKGDLMNWSGCGNDLKANAPMARRLIIDSLIHLVETYDVDGFRFDLAELLGVDVLREIERELKRVKPSIILIAEPWSFRGHIAQALRHTGWASWNDGYRDFAAQYVRGHGTRDTFKYFLSGSPHYFAMFPAQTVNYTASHDDRCWLDRITENRDHNGSWPTINDRRRTHIMAAFLFSSLGIPMLAAGQDFLHSKQGVNNTYQRGDLNALDYQRIPQFPGTHQYFKGWIHFRLSERGRLFRLDDRQTDHYLNFFESGDTSSIGVLFNADHSQGDDEIFAAFNPHHYAYEMPLDDLNPRDFMQIADHERFEEKGISGPCFSWDNGKLRLPPMSCGLWISK; from the coding sequence ATGCTTCTAGCTAGCGTGTGTATGGGTGAGGAATTGAAAAAACTATTGGATGCATCATGGCTCGACCATGAGCAGGGTATCGTTTTTTTGAAGCAAGACTGGGTATACAAGAACCGGAATCCTCCATTGTATATTACTCCAGGGACAATTCCCGTTAAGGAAATCAACCGGGCACCACTTGAGGAGTATGGAAAGCTCTCAGGCTATTTCATCAAACAGGGCAAAGTCACTTTCTTCCTTTGGCCTGAATTTTTCCCGAATCTCGACATTGAAGAAAAAGAGATATTTGTCGCTGGCAGCTTCAATGACTGGGGAAATGTCATCGGCGACAAGGATTGGCGCATGGTGCGATCCAAGTTCGAAGGTCAGCTTTGCTTCAAGTTAGAAGTGCCAACCAGTAAAGTTTGCCCGAAAAAGCACAATCGCGCTGAATTTAAATTCGTCACGGCCGACAATGAATGGCAACCCGTGCCTCTTGACTCCCCCAATCGAGGAGCAGATGAAAATGGATCCCATAATTTCATCCTCAGTAACAAACAAACCGGCAAACACGTCTTTTACTTCAAGCCGGAGCAACGGCATGCCATCCTTGGTCACGAGAAACTTCTCTGGAAAGGCCAGTCAATCACTGAGTCGATCAACATCGCCTACGGTCACCTGCTTGCTGATCTGCAATCCGATGGCGCCCTCGGTTCTTTCATTCAGGATGGGATGACGATTTTTCGCATCTTTGCGCCAAGAGCAACTGCTGTTCATGTCTCATTCTTCCAGAGCTTGACCAATCCCGCACCGCAAAAACACGAGCTGCAACGACAAGAGGATTCCATCTGGGAAAAAGTTGTCCCAAGCAATCTCGATGGTTGGTTTTACCACTACAGCATCGATGGTGAGAACGAAGACAATTTCAGCATGTTCAACCCCGATTTTCGCGTCCTCGACCCCTATGCCCTGGCAAGTGTCGGACGAACCGGTCCAGGGATTATCATTGACCACAAACGCCTTCCCAAAACGGAAAAAGCCTTTCAACCACCATCATGGCACGACTTGGTCATCATGGAGACACATGTTCGCGATCTTGTTGCTAAAGCATCAACTCGAATGACGAGTCAGGAGCGACGTGGCTTTGCCGGTGTCGCCAAGTGGTTAAGATCCGATGACTGCTATCTGGTCGATCTGGGAATCAACGCAGTCGAGCTCCAACCGGTTCAGCAGAATGACAGTCAAAGCCCCAACGAGTATCACTGGGGCTATATGACGACCAATTTCTTTGCCCCGGACAGTGGCTATGGAACCAAACCGGAGGAAGCATCTCAAATTGAGGAATTCAAGGACATGGTCGACGCCTTTCATGAGCGCAACATGGCCGTGCTTCTCGACGTTGTCTACAATCATGTGGGAGAGCCAGCGCACCTTCTCTTTATTGACAAAGAGTATTATTTTGAGACCAATCATAAGGGCGACCTGATGAACTGGAGTGGCTGCGGGAATGACCTCAAGGCCAATGCTCCGATGGCACGCCGCCTCATTATCGACAGCCTGATTCATTTGGTTGAAACCTATGATGTGGATGGCTTCCGTTTCGATCTGGCCGAACTACTCGGCGTGGATGTCCTTCGTGAAATTGAAAGGGAACTCAAGCGCGTAAAACCTTCCATCATACTCATTGCCGAGCCATGGAGTTTTCGCGGGCACATCGCCCAGGCTCTCCGCCATACCGGATGGGCATCATGGAATGATGGCTACCGTGATTTTGCCGCACAGTATGTCCGTGGCCATGGCACGCGAGACACATTCAAATATTTCCTGTCAGGATCTCCGCATTACTTCGCGATGTTCCCTGCCCAGACGGTCAATTACACTGCATCACATGATGACCGCTGCTGGCTGGACCGAATAACCGAAAACCGCGACCATAATGGATCATGGCCAACTATCAATGATCGCCGACGGACTCATATCATGGCGGCATTCCTTTTCTCTTCCCTGGGGATTCCAATGCTGGCCGCAGGCCAGGACTTCCTCCACTCAAAGCAAGGTGTCAACAACACTTACCAACGCGGTGACCTCAATGCTCTCGACTACCAGCGCATCCCGCAATTCCCAGGCACCCATCAGTATTTCAAAGGATGGATCCATTTCAGACTCTCGGAACGAGGAAGACTTTTCCGCCTGGATGATCGACAAACAGACCATTACCTGAACTTCTTTGAATCAGGTGATACGTCATCAATTGGTGTGCTTTTCAATGCTGACCATTCACAAGGAGACGACGAAATTTTCGCTGCCTTCAATCCTCACCATTATGCATATGAGATGCCTCTGGATGATCTCAACCCACGGGACTTTATGCAAATTGCCGATCATGAACGTTTTGAAGAAAAAGGCATCTCCGGCCCTTGTTTCTCATGGGATAATGGTAAGTTACGACTGCCTCCGATGAGTTGTGGACTCTGGATCAGTAAGTGA
- a CDS encoding carbohydrate binding domain-containing protein, with product MAPFVLPYDDDSENAANVSYLLSAPAGHDGYVHAGENGHLYSGEKRIRFFGMNLGTDANFPEHSIADKTAARLAKFGINSVRFHHMDYGWAPEKRNVFGVNPSSTLTADEESLDRLGYFVASLKKQGIYTNLNLLCSRRFTEADGLPKEIESLSAKDSHRVGFFYQPLIDLQKAFARQLLTYENPYTGMTFAKDPAVAIVEIHNENGLVAGWLSGYTGLLRDGPVPEVFEKDLERQWNQWLKEKYGSTKALKEAWGGSGQGDHLNLIANGDFSHGTKGWVLNTTSGAEASVAVIQDKFYGDIAQVDVSKPGPKSWNVEFFYPVKLTKGRGYRLKFSARSDRQGMTKARIQEMESPWKSTSLDQNITLKPYWQDFEFNFLAAHGDVRANFAGLSKSKDKYYFRNVSLEESLLDDKQSLEQSSISLKSSALSQFALDDWVAFLYDLERQYWKDMYDFLRNDIGYRSVIVGSQVGFSTPMLMAEQDVVDTHYYWQHPKFPGKAWDYDNWYVNNLSMVNDPRKEITRLAMQRVLGKPFLVTEYDHPAPSLYASEAPLIVSAYAALQDWDGFYFFLYQGKDEGWDSEMVKGFFDYAQHPTKMANMIIAANLFLRGDLSANNEVIEIPQSLSNERKLLTDKRPSLFSLGVEFYGMKPEQAIKHRVGLKPSENAHGIAAPLADEHSEKVASDTDEFIWDNTDPNGGVILIDTPKTKVLLGYGEGNRYDLGDVSILPGETIGGWQTIAVTSLDDRELLNSKRMLVVATGYVENTDMGWTDDKMNSVGSDWGKAPSRIEVVPAEIVFKHSEPIRVWSLDGRGERKALVDIHKEGANHYRFTIGEKHETLWYEIEAFTDKF from the coding sequence ATGGCTCCATTTGTTCTGCCATATGATGATGACTCTGAAAATGCTGCTAATGTCAGTTATCTTTTGAGTGCTCCGGCAGGGCATGATGGTTATGTCCATGCTGGAGAAAATGGCCACTTATACAGTGGAGAAAAACGAATCCGTTTTTTCGGTATGAACCTCGGGACTGATGCTAATTTCCCTGAGCACAGCATAGCCGATAAAACCGCTGCTCGCTTGGCAAAATTCGGCATCAATAGTGTTCGGTTTCATCATATGGATTATGGATGGGCTCCGGAAAAAAGAAATGTATTCGGCGTCAATCCATCGAGTACCCTGACTGCGGACGAGGAGTCATTGGATCGCCTGGGCTATTTTGTCGCATCGCTGAAGAAGCAGGGCATCTACACGAATCTCAACTTGTTGTGTTCTCGACGATTTACGGAAGCCGATGGGTTGCCAAAGGAGATTGAGTCGTTGAGTGCAAAAGATTCACATCGAGTTGGTTTTTTCTATCAACCATTGATTGACTTGCAAAAGGCATTCGCGCGACAGCTGCTTACCTATGAAAATCCATATACTGGAATGACTTTCGCGAAGGACCCTGCCGTTGCGATCGTCGAAATTCATAATGAAAACGGATTAGTCGCAGGATGGCTCAGTGGCTACACTGGGCTTTTGCGCGATGGTCCGGTTCCTGAAGTCTTTGAAAAGGATCTCGAGCGACAGTGGAACCAATGGCTGAAGGAAAAATATGGATCTACGAAAGCCCTGAAGGAAGCCTGGGGTGGGTCAGGGCAGGGTGATCATTTGAATCTAATCGCGAATGGCGATTTCAGTCATGGCACGAAAGGCTGGGTCTTGAATACAACGTCTGGTGCCGAAGCCAGTGTTGCTGTAATACAAGATAAGTTCTATGGAGATATCGCCCAGGTGGATGTTTCAAAACCAGGGCCGAAGTCTTGGAATGTCGAGTTTTTCTATCCTGTGAAATTAACCAAAGGCAGGGGTTACCGTTTAAAGTTCAGTGCCCGCTCGGATCGACAGGGAATGACCAAGGCTCGCATTCAGGAAATGGAATCTCCCTGGAAAAGTACAAGTCTGGATCAGAATATTACACTGAAACCATACTGGCAGGATTTTGAATTCAACTTCCTGGCTGCGCACGGAGATGTCCGGGCGAATTTTGCAGGATTATCAAAGTCGAAAGATAAATACTATTTTAGAAATGTTTCTTTGGAAGAAAGCTTATTGGATGACAAACAGTCTTTAGAGCAAAGCAGTATTTCCTTGAAAAGCTCGGCTTTGTCACAGTTCGCTTTGGATGACTGGGTGGCATTCCTTTATGATTTGGAGAGACAGTATTGGAAGGACATGTATGACTTTCTACGTAATGATATCGGATACCGTTCCGTTATTGTCGGAAGTCAGGTTGGCTTTTCCACACCGATGCTAATGGCGGAGCAGGACGTCGTAGATACACATTATTACTGGCAACATCCGAAATTTCCCGGGAAGGCATGGGACTATGATAACTGGTATGTCAATAATCTGAGCATGGTGAACGATCCGAGAAAAGAGATAACCCGGTTGGCTATGCAGCGCGTTTTAGGCAAGCCGTTTCTCGTTACGGAATACGATCATCCTGCTCCATCGCTTTATGCGAGTGAGGCTCCACTGATTGTTTCTGCTTACGCAGCGCTGCAGGACTGGGATGGTTTTTATTTTTTCCTTTATCAAGGTAAGGACGAAGGCTGGGACAGTGAAATGGTCAAAGGGTTCTTTGATTATGCTCAGCACCCTACAAAAATGGCTAATATGATCATTGCTGCAAATTTGTTTTTGCGAGGTGATTTAAGTGCAAATAATGAAGTGATTGAAATACCACAGTCACTTTCTAATGAGAGAAAACTGCTGACGGATAAGCGACCATCTTTGTTCAGTCTAGGAGTCGAGTTTTATGGGATGAAACCTGAGCAGGCAATTAAGCATCGGGTTGGTTTAAAGCCGTCAGAAAACGCTCATGGTATTGCTGCTCCTTTGGCTGATGAGCATTCGGAAAAGGTGGCATCGGATACGGATGAGTTTATATGGGATAATACGGATCCCAATGGAGGCGTTATCCTTATTGATACGCCGAAGACCAAGGTTCTGCTGGGATATGGAGAAGGGAATCGTTATGATCTCGGGGACGTTTCTATCCTTCCGGGAGAAACCATTGGTGGCTGGCAGACGATTGCAGTTACCTCGTTGGATGATCGGGAATTGCTTAATAGCAAACGCATGCTGGTTGTTGCTACTGGTTACGTCGAGAATACAGACATGGGGTGGACCGACGATAAGATGAATTCTGTTGGCTCTGATTGGGGGAAGGCACCGTCCCGCATAGAAGTTGTTCCGGCTGAAATAGTTTTCAAGCACAGTGAACCGATTCGTGTTTGGTCATTAGATGGTAGAGGAGAGCGTAAAGCCCTAGTCGATATCCATAAGGAAGGCGCTAATCACTATCGATTCACAATCGGAGAAAAACATGAAACTCTCTGGTACGAAATCGAGGCATTCACTGACAAGTTTTGA